A genomic region of Rhipicephalus sanguineus isolate Rsan-2018 chromosome 3, BIME_Rsan_1.4, whole genome shotgun sequence contains the following coding sequences:
- the LOC119385927 gene encoding peptidyl-prolyl cis-trans isomerase F, mitochondrial-like, producing MLTCWDMDTLAKQSHERQEQQLLQLLREDWPSSSESEDLFEECAADLNANISKNPHCFLELKAKGKPLGRLEIELRADVVPRTAENFRLLCTGERGFGYRGSPFHRIVKDFICQVLF from the exons ATGCTTACCTGCTGGGACATGGATACG CTCGCAAAGCAGTCGCACGAGCGGCAAGAACAGCAGCTTCTGCAGCTGCTGCGCGAAGATTGGCCGTCGTCGTCGGAAAGCGAAGACCTGTTCGAGGAGTGTGCGGCGGATCTGAACGCGAACATATCCAAGAACCCACACTGCTTTCTGGAACTAAAGGCCAAAGGGAAGCCGCTGGGCCGACTTGAGATCGAACTGCGTGCCGACGTGGTGCCTAGGACGGCCGAGAACTTCCGGCTCCTCTGCACTGGAGAGCGTGGTTTCGGCTACAGGGGAAGTCCGTTCCACCGGATCGTGAAGGACTTCATCTGCCAG